From a single Desulfuribacillus stibiiarsenatis genomic region:
- the greA gene encoding transcription elongation factor GreA, giving the protein MTEKEVILTLDGLKKLEDELEQLKSVKRREVAERIKIAISYGDISENSEYEDAKNEQAFIEGRIITLEKMLRNAKIINNDEVDVNVVSVGSTVNVKDLEFGDEMEYKIVGSAESNPLENKISNESPLGKALLGKSKGAMIEVSAPAGIIKYEVLDIKK; this is encoded by the coding sequence ATGACTGAGAAAGAAGTAATTTTAACATTGGATGGGCTGAAAAAATTAGAAGATGAATTAGAGCAATTAAAATCAGTAAAACGAAGAGAAGTGGCAGAGAGAATTAAAATAGCGATTAGCTATGGCGATATAAGTGAGAACTCCGAGTATGAAGATGCGAAGAACGAGCAAGCATTTATCGAGGGTCGTATTATCACGTTGGAAAAGATGCTTCGTAACGCGAAGATTATTAATAACGATGAAGTAGACGTCAATGTTGTAAGTGTTGGATCTACAGTCAATGTTAAAGATTTAGAATTTGGCGACGAGATGGAATATAAGATTGTTGGTTCGGCTGAGAGCAATCCGCTCGAAAACAAAATATCGAATGAATCCCCATTAGGCAAAGCATTATTAGGTAAGTCAAAGGGTGCGATGATTGAGGTTTCGGCACCTGCAGGAATTATTAAATATGAAGTCCTGGACATTAAAAAGTAA
- the lysS gene encoding lysine--tRNA ligase encodes MLGTKQNDQLEINEQHQQEDLNELLQIRRQKMQQLAEMGQDPFGKRFDRDTDAGSIHSTYGVIDKDELDQHTVIVSIAGRIITKRGHGKASFLHLQDRTDRIQVYVREDSVGEAAYHAFELFDIGDIIGVTGQVFKTNRGETSIRATEVEILSKSLRPLPEKFHGLKDIELRYRQRYVDLIVNPEVKDTFIKRSQIIQAMRQFLNERGYLEVETPTLHTIAGGAAAKPFITHHNALHMDMYLRIALELHLKRLIVGGLEKVYEIGRVFRNEGISTRHNPEFTMIELYEAYADYQDIMNLTEEMIAFCSEKVLGTTVVEYQGQKVDLTPKWERLSIVDAVKKYSGVDFSVQMTDEEAHALAKEHKVQVQPSMTFGHILNEFFEQKVEDKLIQPTFIYGHPVEVSPLAKKNPEDPRFTDRFELFIVGREHANAFTELNDPIDQRERFEGQLKERQQGNDEAHMMDDDYIHALEYGLPPTGGLGVGIDRLVMLLTDSPSIRDVILFPHMRGTE; translated from the coding sequence ATGTTGGGTACTAAACAAAATGATCAACTAGAAATAAACGAGCAACACCAACAGGAAGATTTAAATGAACTTTTACAGATTCGTAGACAAAAAATGCAACAATTAGCGGAAATGGGACAAGACCCTTTCGGCAAGAGGTTTGACAGAGATACCGATGCAGGAAGCATTCATAGTACTTATGGGGTTATTGACAAGGACGAACTAGATCAGCACACAGTTATAGTCTCTATCGCAGGAAGAATCATTACCAAGCGAGGACATGGTAAAGCAAGCTTCCTTCATTTACAAGATCGTACGGACCGCATTCAAGTGTACGTTCGAGAGGATTCTGTAGGCGAAGCAGCGTATCATGCATTTGAGTTATTTGATATCGGCGACATTATTGGAGTTACTGGACAAGTTTTCAAAACAAACCGTGGAGAAACTAGCATCCGTGCAACAGAAGTAGAAATATTGTCTAAATCGTTACGCCCTTTACCAGAAAAGTTTCATGGTCTTAAAGATATTGAACTAAGATATAGACAGAGATACGTAGATTTAATTGTAAACCCGGAAGTGAAAGATACATTTATTAAACGTAGCCAAATCATACAAGCAATGCGCCAGTTTTTAAATGAGCGTGGCTACTTAGAAGTAGAAACACCAACGTTACACACAATAGCTGGTGGCGCTGCAGCGAAACCATTTATTACACATCACAATGCCCTACATATGGACATGTACCTTCGAATAGCGCTAGAGCTTCATTTGAAACGTCTCATAGTAGGTGGATTAGAAAAAGTATATGAAATTGGAAGAGTATTCCGTAACGAAGGGATCTCCACTAGACATAACCCAGAATTTACGATGATAGAACTTTACGAAGCATATGCAGATTATCAAGACATTATGAATCTAACAGAAGAGATGATTGCCTTCTGCTCTGAAAAGGTACTAGGTACTACGGTTGTAGAATATCAAGGGCAGAAAGTAGATTTAACACCAAAGTGGGAGCGTCTTTCCATTGTTGATGCCGTGAAGAAATATTCTGGTGTTGATTTTAGTGTGCAAATGACGGATGAAGAGGCTCATGCCCTTGCAAAAGAGCATAAGGTACAAGTCCAACCGAGTATGACCTTTGGTCACATTCTTAACGAGTTTTTCGAACAAAAAGTAGAGGACAAGCTAATACAGCCAACGTTCATTTATGGACATCCTGTAGAAGTATCACCATTGGCGAAAAAGAATCCTGAGGACCCGCGCTTTACCGATCGATTCGAATTATTCATTGTTGGTAGAGAGCACGCAAACGCTTTTACAGAGCTTAACGACCCAATTGATCAAAGAGAACGCTTTGAAGGACAGCTAAAAGAGCGTCAGCAAGGTAATGACGAAGCACATATGATGGATGATGATTATATTCACGCCCTAGAGTATGGATTACCGCCAACTGGAGGGTTAGGAGTGGGGATTGACAGGCTTGTCATGCTTCTGACGGACTCGCCATCGATTCGTGATGTTATTCTTTTCCCGCACATGAGAGGTACAGAATAA